One genomic window of Campylobacter curvus includes the following:
- a CDS encoding MoaD/ThiS family protein, with product MVEVEFLGPIKFENIKLEASNLGELKDALKGFNELDLKEWLQICAVAVNDEVVTSLETPLKDGDKISILPPVCGG from the coding sequence ATGGTCGAAGTCGAGTTTTTAGGACCGATAAAATTTGAAAATATCAAGCTTGAGGCGTCAAATTTAGGCGAGCTAAAAGATGCACTCAAAGGCTTTAACGAGCTTGATCTCAAAGAGTGGCTGCAAATCTGTGCCGTAGCCGTGAATGACGAAGTGGTGACGTCACTCGAGACACCGCTGAAAGACGGGGATAAAATTTCGATCTTGCCGCCGGTTTGCGGAGGCTAA
- a CDS encoding ABC transporter ATP-binding protein/permease, with protein sequence MDTLKHFFEIISWYWFKKDAIKAWLMLALTLGFSLAIVKVATLMNAWDKKFYDALSNFQKELILPLVGEFLIYTAFIVLFIVLGSWFKKLLVISWRESLSDKMENLWLQNANFYRLSQNESFDNPDQRIAEDSLLLADMSINLVKSLVYNLSKLVAFTAILWEASKVVNFTLFGYDITMSGFLVYIAVIYTLVCSLITHLIGKNLKGLNYEKQQVEANYRANLLITRENAEAVAFLKGSKAEKERFRGGFLDIVKNWRVIMNTEFRLECFSASYLKITNLIPIFASLPLYFARTMSFGDMMQARSAFYSVQDGLAWFMDYYKQIMTCAASVERIYKFTHATQQSHKILEFNHTQNSVKCENLEVRTPNQKVLTSGLNFTLTPGKWLVLSGKSGAGKSSVFRYLAGIWEFGNGLVAMPRDGVMFLPQKPYLAKMSLKALIAYPQDPSDEDAKFERILERVGLAKFKSDLNERKDYAKILSGGEAQRVGFARIYFHEPKILFMDEATSALDSPSARELLINLKADFNELGVLAILHQEELKDIFDEAIKIK encoded by the coding sequence TTGGATACATTAAAGCATTTTTTCGAGATCATAAGCTGGTATTGGTTTAAAAAAGACGCGATAAAAGCGTGGCTCATGCTCGCTCTAACGCTTGGCTTTAGCCTCGCTATCGTCAAGGTCGCCACCCTCATGAACGCCTGGGACAAGAAATTTTACGACGCCTTGAGTAACTTTCAAAAAGAGCTCATCTTGCCACTTGTGGGCGAATTTCTCATTTATACCGCATTTATCGTGCTTTTCATAGTGCTTGGCAGCTGGTTTAAAAAGCTGCTCGTGATCTCATGGCGAGAGAGTCTAAGCGATAAAATGGAAAATCTCTGGCTGCAAAATGCGAATTTTTACCGTCTCTCACAAAACGAAAGCTTTGATAACCCGGACCAGCGTATCGCCGAGGACAGCCTACTTCTAGCTGATATGAGCATAAATTTAGTCAAGTCCCTAGTCTACAACCTCTCAAAGCTGGTCGCCTTTACCGCGATCTTGTGGGAGGCGTCAAAGGTCGTAAATTTCACCCTCTTTGGATACGACATAACGATGAGCGGCTTTTTAGTCTATATCGCCGTCATCTACACGCTCGTTTGCTCGCTTATAACGCACCTCATCGGTAAAAATTTAAAAGGCCTCAACTATGAAAAGCAACAAGTCGAGGCGAACTATCGTGCAAATTTACTCATCACTCGTGAAAATGCCGAAGCAGTCGCGTTTTTAAAGGGCAGCAAAGCGGAAAAAGAGCGCTTTAGAGGCGGCTTTTTAGACATCGTGAAAAACTGGCGCGTCATAATGAATACGGAATTTCGCCTCGAGTGCTTCTCTGCCAGCTATCTAAAGATCACGAACCTGATCCCGATATTTGCGTCGCTGCCGCTATATTTCGCGCGTACGATGAGCTTTGGCGATATGATGCAGGCGCGCTCGGCGTTTTATAGCGTCCAAGACGGCTTGGCGTGGTTTATGGACTATTACAAGCAGATCATGACCTGCGCGGCGAGCGTGGAGAGGATCTATAAATTCACTCACGCCACGCAGCAAAGCCATAAAATTTTAGAATTTAATCACACTCAAAATAGCGTCAAATGTGAAAATTTAGAGGTGAGGACGCCAAATCAAAAAGTGCTCACTAGCGGTCTAAATTTCACGCTCACGCCTGGTAAATGGCTCGTGCTAAGCGGCAAAAGCGGAGCCGGCAAAAGCAGCGTATTTAGGTATCTGGCTGGCATCTGGGAGTTTGGTAACGGCCTGGTGGCGATGCCGCGCGATGGCGTGATGTTCCTACCGCAAAAGCCGTATCTAGCCAAGATGAGTCTAAAAGCGCTCATTGCCTACCCGCAAGATCCAAGCGATGAGGACGCGAAATTCGAGCGGATTTTAGAGCGCGTGGGACTGGCGAAATTTAAAAGCGATCTAAACGAGCGTAAAGACTACGCCAAAATTTTAAGCGGCGGCGAAGCTCAGCGCGTAGGTTTTGCGAGGATCTATTTTCACGAGCCTAAAATTTTGTTTATGGACGAGGCGACTTCGGCTCTTGACTCGCCTTCTGCGCGCGAGCTTTTGATAAATTTAAAGGCCGATTTTAACGAGCTTGGCGTACTGGCGATACTGCACCAAGAAGAGCTCAAAGATATATTTGACGAGGCGATCAAGATCAAATAA
- the selD gene encoding selenide, water dikinase SelD produces the protein MIYTNKKLTKFVRAAGUAAKLDPAGLHKSIGGLNLSHPDLLTRTDTNEDASVFKLTDDLALVQTLDFITPVVDDPYLYGQIAAANSLSDVFAMGAQVINALNIVGFDSCNLDDEILSQIMQGGLSKVRECGGVIVGGHSIATPEMYYGLSVTGQVHPKKFWANYTSKAGDTLILTKPLGMGALSTAIKADMLNLEQIKEAAGYMSQLNFYAVGAMEGIRVNAATDVTGFGFLGHLSEMGRDDISFEIFTRDVPILASAREVASIGLLPAGSYKNLEFCAKFLNIDANDADILLFDAQTSGGLLLAVDANDTQKALKRLKEAGYEMTSVVGTVNERKLGQNLINLKP, from the coding sequence GTGATTTACACGAACAAAAAGCTGACAAAATTCGTCCGCGCTGCGGGTTGAGCTGCCAAACTTGACCCGGCGGGTCTACACAAAAGTATTGGCGGACTGAATTTGTCGCACCCGGATCTACTCACCAGGACCGATACCAACGAAGATGCGAGCGTTTTTAAACTGACTGACGACCTCGCACTCGTGCAAACGCTTGACTTCATCACTCCGGTCGTTGACGATCCGTATCTTTATGGACAGATCGCCGCGGCAAACTCGCTAAGCGATGTATTCGCGATGGGCGCACAGGTCATAAACGCGCTAAATATCGTGGGCTTTGACAGTTGCAACCTTGATGATGAAATTTTAAGCCAGATCATGCAAGGCGGGCTTAGCAAAGTGCGCGAGTGCGGTGGCGTCATCGTCGGTGGTCACAGTATCGCTACACCGGAGATGTACTACGGACTTAGCGTCACAGGCCAAGTGCATCCTAAGAAATTTTGGGCTAACTATACCTCTAAGGCTGGCGATACGCTCATTCTTACAAAGCCGCTTGGCATGGGAGCTTTAAGTACCGCGATAAAGGCCGATATGCTAAATTTAGAGCAGATAAAAGAGGCTGCGGGGTATATGTCTCAGCTAAATTTTTATGCCGTGGGCGCGATGGAAGGCATAAGAGTAAATGCCGCGACTGATGTCACGGGGTTTGGCTTTTTGGGGCATCTTAGCGAAATGGGGCGAGATGATATAAGCTTTGAAATTTTTACTCGTGATGTACCTATTTTAGCCAGTGCACGCGAAGTCGCGTCGATAGGGCTACTACCAGCTGGAAGCTATAAAAACCTAGAATTTTGCGCTAAATTTTTAAACATAGACGCAAATGACGCCGATATACTGCTATTTGACGCGCAAACTTCGGGCGGTCTGCTTCTGGCCGTAGACGCAAACGATACCCAAAAAGCGCTAAAGCGCCTAAAAGAGGCAGGATACGAGATGACCAGCGTAGTCGGCACCGTAAATGAGCGCAAACTCGGTCAAAATCTCATAAATTTAAAGCCTTAA
- the nspC gene encoding carboxynorspermidine decarboxylase produces MNEILNDIKTPAYVCEEAKLRANLELLKHVKDESGAKILVALKGFALSGVMDMISRYLDGATASGLYEAKFAKDFIKGEIHTYSPAFKDEEIDEILSLSRHVVFNSLNQWRKFKDKALASGVSCGLRINPGSSASPTDAYNPCARFSRLGITRANLDKFDSLDGIEGLHFHALCEESAESLETVLMSFEEKFGSEISKMKWVNFGGGHHITRADYNVQLLINLIKNFRERYGVEVYLEPGEAVGWQTGFLIASVLDIVENEKNIAILDTSAEAHMPDTILMPYRPAVRGESRSGKFSYRFGGNTCLAGDIVGQDAGNADYKFNEPLKIGDKVIFEDQIHYTIVKNTTFNGIKLPDLLLLKENGEIEILRKFGYDEYKRRN; encoded by the coding sequence ATGAACGAAATTTTAAACGATATCAAAACCCCGGCTTACGTTTGCGAGGAGGCGAAACTTCGCGCAAATTTAGAGCTTTTAAAGCACGTCAAAGACGAGAGCGGGGCTAAAATTTTAGTCGCCCTCAAGGGCTTTGCGCTAAGCGGCGTGATGGATATGATCAGCCGTTATCTCGACGGAGCGACGGCTAGCGGGCTATATGAGGCGAAATTTGCAAAGGATTTCATAAAAGGCGAGATACACACCTATTCGCCGGCGTTTAAGGACGAAGAGATAGATGAGATTTTAAGCCTTTCAAGGCACGTAGTCTTCAACTCGCTAAATCAATGGCGTAAATTTAAAGACAAAGCCCTTGCTAGCGGCGTCTCGTGCGGGCTTCGCATAAATCCCGGAAGCTCGGCCTCGCCGACAGACGCGTATAATCCTTGCGCGAGATTTAGCCGTCTTGGCATCACGAGGGCGAATTTAGACAAATTCGACAGTCTTGATGGTATCGAGGGGCTACATTTTCACGCACTTTGCGAGGAGAGTGCGGAGAGTCTGGAGACCGTATTGATGAGCTTTGAGGAGAAATTCGGCTCTGAAATTTCAAAGATGAAATGGGTAAATTTTGGCGGCGGACATCACATCACAAGGGCCGATTATAACGTCCAGCTTTTGATAAATTTGATCAAAAATTTCCGCGAGAGATATGGCGTAGAGGTTTATTTGGAGCCCGGTGAAGCGGTAGGCTGGCAGACCGGATTTTTGATAGCTAGCGTGCTTGACATCGTGGAAAACGAGAAAAATATCGCGATCCTTGACACCTCGGCCGAAGCGCATATGCCAGATACGATCTTGATGCCCTATCGTCCGGCGGTGCGTGGCGAAAGCAGGAGCGGTAAATTTAGTTACCGATTTGGCGGAAATACCTGCCTAGCCGGCGATATCGTAGGGCAAGATGCCGGAAATGCGGACTATAAATTTAACGAGCCTCTAAAGATCGGCGACAAGGTCATCTTTGAGGATCAGATACACTACACGATCGTGAAAAACACAACTTTTAACGGTATAAAACTGCCTGATCTGCTACTTTTGAAGGAAAATGGCGAGATCGAAATTTTAAGAAAATTCGGCTACGACGAATACAAAAGGCGAAATTAA
- the yedE gene encoding YedE family putative selenium transporter: MNSTKWYVISGGALGVLGAFLVFAGNPGNMGVCAACFLRDITGALGFHRAGVVQYVRPEIIGLILGGFLASLFWTKEFAPSTGSSPFTRFFLGVFAMIGCLVFLGCPWRAFLRLGGGDMTAIAGFLGLFAGVAIGVLLKKRGYELSEGERANFAIGILPAVIGVLLLLALVFGLKIGENGALFTSAKGPGAQHAAVWVSLMAGVIVGGLMHKSKFCSVGAFGRLFRKDFSMFSGIVSIILFASIANLALGQYKFGFEGQPIAHNDFVWNFLGMVLAGLCFSLSEGCPGKHLVQIGTGNLSSVIFIIGMMAGAAIAHNFLLASSGAGITATAPWTVAAGFIFALYVGVFNRRIPNA; the protein is encoded by the coding sequence ATGAATTCTACAAAATGGTATGTGATCTCGGGCGGTGCGCTCGGAGTGCTTGGTGCGTTTTTGGTTTTTGCTGGAAACCCCGGCAATATGGGCGTTTGCGCGGCTTGCTTTTTGCGCGACATCACGGGTGCGCTGGGCTTTCATAGAGCCGGCGTCGTGCAGTATGTGCGCCCCGAGATCATCGGGCTCATTTTAGGCGGCTTTTTAGCGAGTCTTTTTTGGACGAAAGAGTTTGCGCCAAGCACGGGTTCATCGCCTTTTACGCGCTTTTTTCTGGGTGTTTTTGCGATGATTGGTTGTCTAGTTTTTCTTGGCTGCCCGTGGAGAGCGTTTTTGCGTCTGGGCGGGGGCGATATGACGGCGATAGCGGGCTTTTTGGGGCTATTTGCGGGCGTGGCGATCGGCGTTTTGCTCAAAAAGCGCGGCTATGAGCTAAGCGAGGGCGAAAGGGCGAATTTTGCCATTGGTATCTTGCCTGCGGTGATCGGCGTTTTGCTGCTTTTGGCACTTGTGTTTGGGCTTAAAATCGGTGAAAACGGGGCGCTATTTACCTCCGCAAAAGGCCCAGGAGCTCAGCACGCGGCGGTGTGGGTCTCGCTCATGGCTGGCGTGATCGTAGGTGGGCTCATGCATAAGAGCAAATTTTGCAGCGTTGGCGCGTTTGGCAGGCTTTTTAGGAAGGATTTTTCGATGTTTAGCGGTATCGTTAGCATCATCCTTTTTGCCAGCATCGCAAATTTAGCGCTCGGGCAGTATAAATTTGGCTTTGAAGGTCAGCCTATCGCGCACAACGACTTTGTTTGGAACTTCCTAGGCATGGTGCTCGCGGGACTTTGTTTTAGCCTGAGCGAGGGGTGTCCTGGCAAGCATCTGGTGCAAATAGGCACGGGCAATCTAAGCTCCGTGATCTTCATCATCGGCATGATGGCCGGTGCTGCGATCGCGCATAACTTTTTACTAGCAAGCAGCGGAGCAGGCATCACTGCTACGGCTCCGTGGACGGTGGCGGCAGGGTTTATTTTTGCTCTATATGTCGGGGTTTTCAACCGCAGAATTCCCAATGCTTAA
- a CDS encoding molybdopterin synthase catalytic subunit, which produces MEIYEGSLDVKAITNRWYDEFKDKNCGALITFVGIVREEDGISALSFDIYEPILEKWLKGWEQKAAAQGAWVLFAHSKGDVAVHTSSYVAGVVSPQRKVALALINDFVEDFKANAPIWKYDVVGGERIYAKERSHMIKGAGILA; this is translated from the coding sequence ATGGAAATTTACGAAGGAAGCCTCGATGTAAAAGCGATCACGAACCGCTGGTACGACGAATTTAAAGATAAAAACTGCGGCGCGCTCATCACTTTTGTGGGTATCGTGCGCGAAGAGGACGGCATCAGCGCGCTAAGCTTTGACATCTATGAGCCCATTTTAGAGAAGTGGCTAAAAGGCTGGGAGCAAAAGGCGGCGGCGCAAGGCGCGTGGGTGCTCTTTGCTCACTCAAAGGGCGATGTGGCAGTGCATACGAGCTCCTATGTCGCAGGGGTCGTGAGCCCGCAGCGAAAGGTCGCACTCGCGCTCATAAACGACTTTGTCGAGGACTTCAAAGCAAACGCGCCCATCTGGAAATACGACGTCGTGGGCGGCGAGCGAATTTACGCCAAAGAGCGCAGCCACATGATAAAAGGGGCTGGGATCTTAGCCTAA
- a CDS encoding TonB-dependent siderophore receptor — translation MKYKLSLALSICLMSNFALATDDVNLSEVTTYGNLSTTEGTGSYTTGNMSTATGLNLSIRETPQSVSVVSNQIIKDMNLNKAEDALSSYATGVSLNNDAGTDRIVSRGFYIDNIQEDGLASSVSTSVFGPVGQTKEFTDLEFYDRIEVLRGVAGLTQSNGEPGGTVNLVRKRPSGEFGFNTSLSMGSWDNYRGMFDITNGLNKDSTIRGRLIGILGKTGSFKNYKNGYREAINGSLEFDITDKTLLTVGFLWQKTRGVRDIYGIPFFDKDGNRLNLDRKSYFGSNWDKTIYEKFNVYSELSHQFNDDLKAYIRANYTDSEGMTKFGAMGGNGSAYNGTNSHTIRRIKYDNDSKEFNLQAGFDGKYELFGQKHDFFINGSMSHEKFVTNRKWTPNQALSVYGIGIYNWSMSAIPEPDWDNRGILAEDYTQTTKINQRALSLGTRYNFTDTWHLLIGGRYARVEYDRYQHDYKFYPLYSGKRNSPKNTHFTPYAGLVWDFTKNLSWYVSYAEIFKPQTNETRDRKLLDPYVGYNLETGLKGEFLDGALNTSLAFFQVIQKNRPAVDPINTDYSIAEGKIRSRGIDAEIQGAINEHWNVFTGYTFNKSVYMETEQNNARTDYSKGADAKKYIPRHLLKLYTSYEIPIASQQKVVLGTGIRYQSKTASQYNTTYSNYVPAQKAYTLWDANVNYYINKNFNINLAVRNITDKKYFKNTQNRLAGQNNYYGDPRNFMLTLNYTY, via the coding sequence ATGAAATACAAATTATCCTTAGCACTGTCGATTTGCCTGATGTCAAATTTCGCTTTAGCTACCGATGATGTAAATTTAAGCGAGGTAACGACTTACGGCAACCTCTCTACGACGGAAGGCACTGGCTCATACACAACGGGCAATATGAGCACCGCAACGGGGCTAAATTTAAGTATCCGCGAGACACCGCAATCTGTCAGCGTCGTGTCAAATCAAATCATAAAAGACATGAATTTAAACAAAGCCGAAGATGCGCTTTCAAGCTACGCAACAGGAGTATCTTTAAATAACGATGCCGGTACAGACAGGATCGTCTCTCGCGGATTTTATATTGATAATATCCAAGAAGATGGTCTCGCCTCTTCTGTTTCAACCTCTGTTTTTGGCCCAGTCGGACAAACAAAGGAATTTACCGATCTTGAATTTTACGATAGGATAGAAGTGTTACGTGGTGTTGCAGGGCTTACACAAAGCAATGGTGAACCGGGTGGAACGGTAAATTTAGTCCGCAAACGTCCAAGCGGCGAATTTGGTTTTAATACTAGCTTAAGTATGGGTAGTTGGGATAACTATCGTGGCATGTTTGATATTACAAATGGTCTAAACAAAGACAGCACCATAAGAGGACGCTTGATAGGTATTTTAGGCAAAACCGGCTCATTTAAAAACTATAAAAATGGATATAGAGAGGCGATCAACGGATCACTTGAATTTGATATCACCGATAAAACGCTTTTAACGGTTGGCTTTTTGTGGCAGAAAACAAGAGGCGTTCGCGATATTTATGGAATACCTTTCTTTGACAAAGATGGCAATAGGCTAAATTTAGACCGCAAGAGTTACTTCGGGTCAAACTGGGATAAAACAATATATGAAAAATTTAATGTATATAGCGAACTTTCACATCAATTTAACGATGATCTTAAAGCCTACATCAGAGCAAACTATACAGATAGCGAAGGTATGACAAAATTTGGAGCGATGGGCGGCAATGGCAGTGCCTACAACGGAACGAATTCGCATACTATAAGACGCATAAAGTATGACAACGACTCGAAAGAGTTTAATTTACAAGCAGGATTTGACGGTAAATATGAGCTTTTCGGGCAAAAGCATGACTTTTTTATCAATGGCTCTATGTCTCATGAAAAATTTGTAACTAACAGAAAATGGACTCCAAATCAAGCTTTAAGCGTTTATGGCATAGGAATTTACAATTGGAGTATGTCGGCTATACCTGAGCCAGACTGGGATAATAGAGGCATACTGGCAGAAGACTACACGCAAACCACAAAAATCAATCAGCGTGCCCTAAGCCTAGGCACACGATATAATTTTACGGATACGTGGCATCTATTGATCGGCGGGCGATATGCTAGAGTGGAGTATGACAGATATCAGCACGACTATAAATTTTACCCTTTATATTCAGGCAAGCGAAACTCACCAAAAAATACTCACTTTACACCTTATGCTGGTTTAGTTTGGGACTTTACGAAAAATTTATCTTGGTATGTTAGCTACGCTGAAATCTTTAAACCACAAACAAATGAAACTCGCGATAGAAAACTACTTGATCCGTATGTTGGCTACAACTTAGAAACCGGATTAAAAGGAGAATTTCTTGACGGAGCGTTAAATACCAGCCTTGCGTTTTTCCAAGTCATACAAAAAAATAGACCAGCAGTTGATCCGATAAACACAGACTACTCAATAGCCGAAGGCAAAATAAGAAGTCGTGGTATCGATGCGGAGATACAAGGCGCGATCAATGAACACTGGAATGTATTTACCGGATATACCTTTAATAAAAGCGTATATATGGAGACAGAGCAAAATAATGCTAGAACGGACTACTCAAAAGGCGCAGATGCTAAAAAATACATACCTAGGCATCTACTAAAACTCTATACAAGCTATGAAATACCTATCGCAAGTCAGCAAAAGGTAGTGCTAGGAACTGGCATAAGATACCAAAGCAAAACAGCTAGTCAATACAACACAACGTATTCTAACTATGTGCCAGCACAAAAGGCTTACACGCTTTGGGACGCAAATGTTAATTATTACATAAATAAAAATTTCAACATCAACTTGGCGGTTAGAAATATAACGGATAAAAAATACTTTAAAAATACCCAAAATAGACTTGCTGGACAAAATAACTATTACGGCGATCCGCGAAATTTCATGCTTACGCTTAACTACACTTACTAA
- the yedF gene encoding sulfurtransferase-like selenium metabolism protein YedF, whose product MQLDCRNLACPEPVIKTKNAIGGLKEGEELEILLNSVASFENVSKFLASQGQNFKREELGGGEYVIKAIKSGEINEQIDASKYVCEPIGKNAKKVIYLNEDRAGSGAVGEVLLSKFLGGFAQIDNKPYAVVCVNTAVKMTTDRSHPSFKPLRDLESLGVKIFSCGSCLEAYGLVDKLSIGEMTNAYEVAEILSKYDEIKL is encoded by the coding sequence ATGCAACTAGACTGCAGAAATTTGGCTTGTCCAGAGCCTGTCATCAAAACCAAAAACGCTATCGGCGGACTAAAAGAGGGCGAAGAGCTTGAAATTTTACTAAATTCCGTGGCTTCTTTTGAAAACGTCTCGAAATTCCTGGCCTCACAAGGACAAAATTTCAAACGAGAAGAGCTTGGTGGCGGCGAATACGTCATCAAGGCTATTAAAAGCGGCGAAATAAACGAACAGATCGACGCTAGCAAATATGTCTGCGAGCCGATCGGTAAAAACGCTAAAAAGGTCATATATCTAAACGAGGATCGCGCCGGCAGCGGAGCCGTAGGCGAGGTGCTACTATCAAAATTTTTAGGCGGATTTGCTCAGATCGACAACAAACCTTACGCCGTAGTCTGCGTGAATACGGCCGTCAAAATGACTACCGACAGATCTCATCCTAGCTTCAAGCCGCTTCGCGACCTTGAAAGCCTCGGAGTCAAGATATTTTCTTGCGGTAGCTGCTTGGAGGCTTACGGGCTTGTCGATAAACTAAGCATTGGCGAGATGACCAACGCTTATGAAGTGGCTGAAATTTTAAGCAAATATGACGAGATAAAGTTGTGA
- a CDS encoding molybdopterin molybdotransferase MoeA → MKQNFPTYEETLQTLKSTITPWERVEKVTITEALDRHIAFDVIAADNYPAHATSAMDGYAFAWSEGLSELTPLADLPAGSDKGIIVGHGECVKTFTGSLMSEGTDTLVPVENVEVAGDKIIIKIPVKKGFAVREVGESYKKGEILIKRGTRLNYGEIALLAELGLFHISVFVRPKVAILATGSEIKDLGEPLLNAAQIHSSNHIGIAAIVRKMGAEPMLCEIVRDEADAVKTAMLNALKTADILVTTGGVSMGDYDFVKGALGENFTLIITGAAIKPGRHIKVAKAGERYVFALPGFPYTAMVTCALYVRVLVEAWLGREQHRITAIMDEDYKKRSPFLEFTAVNLTSREGKNFVNLNGKRLGSSAIVNNLLNDAALLIIPQEKDLLAKGEVVEVLKMV, encoded by the coding sequence ATGAAGCAAAATTTCCCAACCTACGAAGAGACGCTACAAACGCTAAAAAGCACGATAACGCCGTGGGAGCGCGTAGAAAAGGTCACTATCACCGAAGCGCTTGACCGCCACATCGCATTTGACGTCATCGCGGCGGACAACTACCCAGCGCATGCGACTTCGGCGATGGACGGATACGCCTTTGCTTGGAGCGAAGGTTTGAGTGAGCTCACACCGCTAGCCGACCTACCAGCAGGTAGCGACAAGGGCATCATCGTAGGGCACGGAGAGTGCGTAAAGACCTTCACTGGCTCGCTGATGAGCGAGGGCACTGACACGCTCGTCCCGGTCGAAAACGTGGAGGTCGCGGGCGACAAGATCATCATCAAAATCCCCGTCAAAAAGGGCTTTGCCGTGCGCGAGGTCGGGGAAAGCTACAAAAAGGGTGAAATTTTGATAAAGCGCGGCACTCGCCTAAACTACGGCGAGATCGCACTTTTAGCCGAGCTCGGGCTGTTTCACATCAGCGTTTTCGTGCGCCCAAAGGTCGCGATATTAGCCACGGGAAGCGAGATAAAAGACCTTGGCGAGCCGCTACTAAACGCCGCGCAGATCCACAGCTCAAACCACATCGGCATCGCTGCAATAGTGCGTAAAATGGGCGCCGAGCCAATGCTGTGCGAGATCGTTCGCGACGAAGCGGACGCGGTCAAAACGGCGATGCTAAACGCCCTAAAAACCGCCGACATCCTCGTCACCACGGGCGGGGTGAGCATGGGCGACTACGACTTCGTAAAGGGCGCACTGGGCGAAAATTTCACGCTCATCATCACGGGCGCAGCGATCAAACCCGGGCGGCACATCAAGGTCGCAAAAGCTGGCGAGCGATACGTCTTTGCGCTGCCGGGCTTTCCCTACACGGCGATGGTGACGTGCGCGCTTTATGTGCGGGTGCTGGTGGAGGCGTGGCTGGGGCGAGAGCAGCACAGGATCACGGCGATCATGGACGAGGATTACAAAAAACGCTCGCCATTTCTGGAATTTACGGCGGTAAATTTAACGAGCCGAGAGGGCAAAAATTTCGTAAATTTAAACGGCAAGAGGCTTGGCAGCTCAGCGATCGTAAATAACCTGCTAAACGACGCCGCGCTTTTAATCATCCCGCAGGAGAAGGACCTCCTCGCCAAAGGCGAAGTGGTCGAAGTGCTGAAAATGGTCTGA
- a CDS encoding formate dehydrogenase subunit gamma: MRVFFAFISCMMSLFAHEMPTGTNQYDSNVWAAARIENIKPYEDGLGPIFTFIQGNDYFAYGVVMLILAVICAFTLHFLIIGPKHFSHDGKKVYAFSMIERIAHGMAAISWIVLVPTGIIMMWGSTFGGGTFVDTMQNLHVFATVLFAISISPMLLLWTRRMLPTIYDIRWMLIVGGYLSKKKRPVPAGKFNAGQKAWYWVAIPGGLVMIATGAAMYFLDFSTPNVSTWVGTAQINILRWSVLIHNVLGIVCAVFFLVHIYMAAIAIHGAIWSMINGYKEEEEVYVLHHYWYQELIAKNKIPVSDYEKVYNKLS; the protein is encoded by the coding sequence ATGAGAGTATTTTTTGCTTTTATCTCCTGTATGATGAGCCTTTTTGCCCATGAAATGCCAACGGGAACTAACCAGTACGACAGCAATGTCTGGGCGGCGGCGAGGATCGAGAATATCAAGCCTTATGAAGACGGGCTTGGGCCGATTTTTACTTTTATTCAGGGGAACGACTACTTCGCTTACGGCGTTGTAATGCTTATTTTGGCGGTTATTTGTGCATTTACCTTGCATTTTTTGATAATCGGACCAAAGCACTTCAGCCACGACGGCAAAAAGGTTTACGCCTTTAGCATGATAGAAAGGATCGCTCACGGTATGGCTGCGATCTCGTGGATAGTGCTCGTGCCGACTGGTATCATAATGATGTGGGGTAGCACATTTGGCGGTGGAACTTTTGTTGATACTATGCAAAATTTACACGTTTTTGCTACGGTTTTGTTTGCGATCTCTATCAGCCCGATGCTACTTCTTTGGACTAGAAGGATGCTGCCGACTATATATGACATCAGATGGATGCTGATCGTAGGCGGCTATCTTTCAAAGAAAAAGCGCCCTGTGCCAGCAGGTAAATTTAACGCCGGACAAAAGGCGTGGTACTGGGTAGCGATACCTGGCGGCTTGGTCATGATAGCAACCGGTGCGGCTATGTATTTTCTTGATTTTTCGACGCCAAACGTTTCTACTTGGGTTGGAACGGCGCAGATAAATATCCTTCGATGGAGCGTTTTGATCCACAATGTGCTTGGCATCGTGTGTGCGGTCTTTTTCCTGGTGCATATCTACATGGCGGCTATCGCGATCCATGGGGCTATTTGGTCGATGATCAACGGCTACAAGGAAGAAGAAGAAGTTTATGTGCTTCACCACTACTGGTATCAAGAGCTTATAGCTAAAAATAAGATCCCGGTATCAGACTACGAAAAAGTCTATAACAAACTAAGCTAA